The DNA sequence GGGTGGGGCTTGGCGCCGTGCAGGATGCCGTCGCTGCCGCCGGTGTGGACCGGGTGCTGCATGATGGCCTGGACGTTCTCCTCGTGCCCGACGTGCTGAAGGATCGTCGAGCCGAGGTGGTCCTCCAGGAGGAGACGGCGCGCGGTGACCCAGGGGGCCTCGCCCCGCTCACGGGCGCTCGCGGCGACGGTCTTGCCGACGTAGCCGCTCAGGGCCGGGGTGCTCACCCCGGAGATCTCGATGGTGTCCCACTCCATCGGCACCCCGTGGCAGCCGTCCGCGCCCTCCTCCTCCATGACCCGCCGGATCCGCTCGGCCGTCGCCTCGTCCCGCAGCCGCGCGAGGGTCGCCTCGGGACCGCCTTCGGCCGCCCAGCTCGGCAGCATCGCGGCGAGCGTGGTGCAGCCGGGGAGATAGGGATAGGTGTCGAGCGTGATGTCGGCGCCCTGGGCGAGCGCGGCGTCCAGGAGGGCGAGCAGCTCGGGGGCGCGGCCCTTGTTGAGGCCGAAGTTCATGGTGGCGTGGGCGAGATGCAGGGCGCAGCCCGCCTCGCGGGTGAGCGCCACCATCTCCTCGTACGCGCGCAGGGCGCCCGCGCCGTAGGAGCGGTGGTGCGGGCAGTAGTAGCCGTCGTACGCGGCCACGACCCGGCACAGCTCGGTGAGTTCGGCGTCGGAGGCGTACATCCCCGGGGTGTAGGTGAGGCCGGAGGAGAGGCCGACGGCCCCCTGTTCCAGCCCCTCGGCCACCAGCCGCTTCATCGTCTCCAGCTCGGCGGGGGTGGCGTCGCGGTCCGCCCAGCCGACCGCGAGCATCCGTACGGTGCCCTGGGGAACGAGGTACGCGGCGTTGACCGCGATGCCCTGGCCGTCGAAGCCGTGGTCGAGACGGTCCAGGAACTCGCCGACGGTGCGCCAGGTGAAGTCGATGTCCGAGCCGTCGCCGTTCCAGCCGGTGATGGCGGTACGGATCTGGGCGAGGGTGCGGTCGTCGACGGGGGCGTAGGACAGACCGTCCTGGCCGATGACCTCGAGGGTGACGCCCTGGGCGGCCTTCGCGGAGTGGTCGGGATCGCGGAGCAGCGCGAGGTCGCTGTGCGCGTGCATGTCGATGAAACCGGGCGAGAGGACGAGGCCGTCCGCGTCCAGGACGCGCCGGCCTACTGGGCGCGGCCCGCCCCCCTCCGGCACGATGCCGACGATCCGCCCGCCGTCCTCGCCGACGTCCACGCCGACGTCCGCCCGGTAGCGGGCTCGGCCGGTGCCGTCGACGACCTGCGCACCGCGGATGACCAGGTCCATGTGGGTACGTCCTTCTGTTTCTGTACGTGTCGGTCCGCGCAACGCGCCTTGGGCGCGCTGTTTCAGAAGAAGGTGCGGATGTAGTCCGTGACCGTGCCGTCCGCCTCCGCCACCGGAATCAGCTGCCACTTGTCGAAGCTGGTGCACGGATGCGAGAGCCCCAGGCCCACCCAGTCGCCGACCTCCAGCTCCGTGCCGTCCGCGACGGTGACCCAGGCGTGCTGGTCGGAGAGGGCCGTGATGGTCAGGCCCGTGGCGGGGCGGGTTGAGCCGTCGCGGGCGGAGCGGATGAGCTGGGGTGCGGGCAGGTCGAGGTCGTACGCCGCGTCCCGCTTGCCCGCGTTGAGGAACGCCTGGCCGGGTTCGGGGCGGGAGACGACCTGGGCCCACAGGCGGAAGGCCGGGTGCAGCTCGCCCTCCTCCGGGACGCGGTTGAACGGGGTGATGTGCCGGTAGTGACCGTCGTCGTGGGAGACGTACGCCCCCGAGCGCAGCAGCTTGCAAACCGGCCGGGACAGCGTGGGCAGCTCCGCGAAGACGTCCGCCACCGCGTCGAACCACGCGCTGCCGCCCGCGCTCACCACGATCTCGTCCTGCGCGCCCAGCCCCGCGAAGCGGCCCGCCGCGTCGAAATCGGCGGCCAGCGCGGTGAGCCGGCGCAGCCATGCCCGTACCCGCTCGCCGTCCGCCCCCGGCACCTCGCCCTCGTAGCCGGCGACGCCGACCAGCCGCAGGGTCCCGGTGGCCGCGACCGCGTCGGCGACCGCCGCGCACTCCGCCTCCGTACGGACCCCCGTGCGCGCGCCCTCGCCCGCGCCCAGCTCGACCACCACGTCGACCGGCCGCCGCGCCCCCGCCTCCCGCAGCGCCGTGTCCATCAGCTCGACGCCGCGCACCGAGTCGACGTAGGCGATGAAGCGGAAACCGGGGTCGGCGTCGAGTTCGGCCGCGAGCCAGCGCAGGGCGGCGGCGTCGACGACCTCGTTGGCGAGGAAGATCCGCTGGATGCCGAAGGCCCGGTAGATCCGCACCTGGGTGGGGACGGCCGCGGTGATGCCCCAGGCCCCGTGATCGAGCTGGCGTTCGAAGAGCTGGGGGGCCAGGGAGGTCTTGCCGTGCGGGGCGAAGGCGAGCCCATGGGCGGCGGAGTAGCGCTCCATCGCGAGCAGATTGTGCTCCAGGGCCTCGGCCGACAGCGCCAGGACGGGTGTGGTGAAGCCGCCGGTGAACAGGGAGCGCCGCTCGGCGGCGAGTTCGCCGACCGTGCGTCCCTCGGCGTCCGGCGGCAGTCCCTTGAAGCGGTGGTCGACGCGCTCCCGTGCGAGGGCGGCGACGGCCGGGGCGCTGTGGTCGGTGGCCATGGAGGCGCCTCCATACGATTCCGTGTTGCAATATCTGCAACGCTCATTGCGTATAACGCTTAGCGCTGTCTAACATCCCGCCCAGCACCGGGTCAACGGTGCGTGGTTCACCCCCAGCCGTTCGTCCCCGAGGAGCGAGACCGACCGTGCCCCCTCTCCCCAGCGTCGAGGCAGTCGAGGCCGTCGATGTCGTCTGTCTGGGCGAGTCGATGGTGACCTTCCTGCCGTCCCGTGCGGGCCGGCTGGCGGACGTCCCCTCCTTCGCCCGGGGCATCGGCGGTGCCGAGTCCAATGTCGCCTGCGGACTCGCCCGCGCCGGGCACCGCGCGCGCTGGATCAGCCGGGTGGGCGCGGACGGCTTCGGCGAGCACCTCGTGCGGGAGATCGCGGCCACCGGCGTGGACACGGCATACGTCCAGCGCGATCCGTACCGTCCCACCGGCATCTACTTCCGTACGGCGGGCGAGCGCGCCGTCGGCTCCGAACCGGTGGAGCCGGTGGAGCCGGTGGACGGGGACGGCCCCGCGGAACCGCTCGCCGAGGTGCTCTACTACCGGGCCGGATCGGCCGCCGCGGCCATGTCCCCGGCGCTCATCCCCCGGGAGTGGGCATGGTCCGGCCGGGTGCTCCACCTGACCGGTATCACCCCGGCCCTCTCCGGCGACTGCCGCGCGCTGATGCGCGAGCTGACCACCCGCGCCCCCGGCCGCCCCCTCGTCTCCTTCGACCTCAACTACCGGGTCTCGCTGTGGCGGACCGCGGACGCCGGCGCGAGTGAGAACAAGACGGTGAGTGGGACTGTGAGTGGGCCCGCGACCGCGACCGCGACCGGGGCCGGGGCCGGGACCGGGGCCGGGCCCGCCACCGCGACCGCGACCGGGGCCGCCACCGCGACCGGGGCCGGGCCTGCGACCGGGCCCGCCACCGGGCCCGAGGCCGGGAGTAGGCCCGAGACCGCGACCGCGACCGGGGCCGGGAGTAGGCCCGCGACCGCGACCGGGGCCGGGCTTGCGACGGGGCCCGCGACCGAGAACGCCGGCGGACTCGCGGCTGCGGATCTCGGCGCCGAGCAGGCCCCCGCCGTCCTGCTCGGCCTCGCCCGCGGCTGCGACCTCGTCTTCGTCGGCGAGGACGAGGCCGAGGCGGTCTGGGGAGTGCGCGGCCCCGAGGCGATCCGGGCCGCGCTGCCCGAACCGCACACCCTGGTCGTCAAGCAGGGCAGCGCCGGGGCCACCGCCTACGCCCGCCGCCCGGACGGCACCGACGCCGTGACCTTCGAACCCGCCCCGCGTGTCGACGTCGTCGTCCCCGTCGGCGCGGGCGACGCCTTCGCCGCCGGCTTCCTCTCCGGCACCCTGCGCGGGCTGCCCGTCGCCGAACGGCTGCGCCACGGCCACCTCATGGCCGCCGCCGTCCTCACCGTCCCCGGCGACCTGGGCACTCCGCCGTCCCGTGAGCACGCCGACCGCCTGGTGGCACTCGATGCCACGGAGTGGGGCACACTGCGATTCGGCCCCGGCTGGACGGATCTGCCGAGTCCCGCCGAAAAGTGGGCCGAGACCGCAGCGGTGGAGGTATCCGACCCATGAGCCAGACCGTCGACCGAGCGCTGAGCATCCTGCCGTTGCTGGCGGAGGGGCCGGCCAACCTGGAGCAGGTCGCCACCCGGCTGGGGGTGCACAAGTCGACCGCGCTGCGGCTGCTGCGCACCCTGCACGAGCACGGCATGGTCTACCGCCAGCGGGACCAGCGCTACCGCCTCGGCGCCCGGCTCTTCGCGCTCGCGCAGGAGGCGGTGGAGAACCTCGACGTACGCGAGATCGCCCACCCCTATCTGGTGGCGCTCAACGAACGCTGCGGACACACCGTCCATCTCGCGGTGTACGAGGAGAACGAGGTGCTCTACATCGACAAGGTGGAGAGCCGCTATCCGGTGCGGATGTACTCGCGGATCGGCAAGCCCGTCGCCATCACCGTCGCCGCGGTGGCCAAGCTGCTGCTGGCCGATCTGCCCGAGCCCGAGCGCCGGGCGCTGGCCGAACGGCTCACCTACCCCGCGTACACGCCCCGTTCGACGCCGAACGCCGAGGCGTTCCTCAAGGAGCTGGCGACCGTACGCGAACAGGGCTGGGCCACCGACCTGGGCGGCCACGAGGAGTCGATCAACTGCGTCGGGGCGCCGATCCGGGGTGCGGACGGACGGGTCGTGGCCGCCTGCTCGGTGTCGGCGCCGAACGTCGTCATCAGCGCCGAGGAACTCCTCGCCCTGCTGCCGCTGGTGCGCCGCACGGCGGAGGAGATCAGCCGGGAATACTCGGGCGACGCCCCGGTGTCCCACGCACCGCACGGCGCGATCACGGCGCCGGGCACCCCCACACCGCACGACCCATCGCACGGAACACCCGAGAAGAGAGCCGAGGAAACCTCCTCATGAGCGAGAAGCTCCAGAAGACCGCGATCACCCCGGCCACGCACACCACGCCGCCCGCCAAGTTCTCCCACGGCGTGAAGAAGGGGAACATCCTCCAGGTCGCCGGTCAGGTCGGCTTCGGCCCCGCGGTCCCGGGCCAGGCCCCCGCCCCCGTCGGGCCGACCCTGCGCGAGCAGACCCTGCAGACCCTGCGCAATGTGCAGGCCGTGCTGGAGGAGGGCGGCGCGAGCTGGGAGGACGCGGTGATGGTGCGCGTCTACCTCACCGACACCGGCCACTTCGCCGAGTTCAACGAGATCTACAACGAGTTCTTCGCCGATCTCAAGGAGGCCCCGGCCGCCCGTACGACGGTCTACGTCGGCCTTCCCGCCGGTCTGCTCGTCGAGATCGACGCCCTCGCCGTCCTGGGCTGACCCCGGAGCACCCGACATCCCGGGGCGGGCGGGAGCGTCCCCCGCCCGCCCCGGCCGCCCTCCCCGACGCGTCGGAAAGCACGAACCCTGATCACCCCTACCCAAGCTCCACCAGCGCGCGGCCCTCCGCCGTGCGGCGCTACCCCCTACCCACATTCCGGAGTCCCCCATGCTGTTCGCGGCCACCTCCGTCACCTCCGCCGCCGAGACGCCACCCCACACCGGTGGTCTGCTCGCGCTCATCCCCGGCACCGCCGGTCTGCTGACCGTCGCCGCCCTCGGTATCGCCCTTCTGCTCTACCTGATCATCAAGGTCCGGCTCCAGCCCTTCGTGGCGCTGCTCGGCGTCTCCATCGCGGTCGGTCTGGCCGCGGGGCTGTCGGTCACCGAACTCTTCGGCACGGTGCAGAAGTCCGACGCCGTCTCGCTCATCGAATCCGGGATGGGCGGCATCCTCGGCCATATCGCCATCATCATCGGCCTGGGCACGATGCTCGGCGCGATCCTGGAGGTCTCCGGCGGCGCGGAGGCGCTCAGCGCCCGGCTGCTCGGCATCTTCGGAGAGAAGCGGGCGCCGCTCGCGATGGGGCTGACCGGCCTGATCTTCGGCATACCCGTCTTCTTCGACGTCGGCATCTTCGTCCTCGCGCCGATCGTCTACGCGGCCGCCAAGCGCAGCGGCAAGTCGATCCTGCTCTACGCGATGCCGCTGCTGGCCGGCCTGTCCATGACCCACGCCTTCCTGCCGCCGCACCCCGGCCCGGTGGCCGCGGCCGGACTGCTCCACGTCGACCTGGGCTGGGTCATCCTGATGGGCATCGTCGTGGGCATCCCGTCGGTGCTGGCCGCGTGGGGCTACGCCGCCTGGATCGGCAAGCGCGTCTTCGTCCCCGTACCGCAGGACATGGTCGAGGCGGCCGAGGAGTCCAGGGAGGCGGTCGCGGCCCAGCAGCGCGCCTCCGGCGCCACCCCGGCCGAGCGGCCGGTCTCGGTGGCCACGGTCCTCACCATCATCGGCACCCCGCTCGTCCTCATCCTCTGCGCGACCTTCTCCTCCATCGCGCTGGACCCGAGCACCGGCCGCTCGGTCATCGAGTTCTTCGGCCACCCCTTCGTGGCGCTGACGATCGCCCTGCTCCTCGCCTACTACCTGCTGGGCATCCGGCGCGGCTGGTCCCGCAAGTCCCTGGAGACCGTCTCCACCGCCTCCCTCAAGCCCGTCGGCAACATCCTCCTGGTCGTCGGCGCGGGCGGGGTCTTCGGCGCGGTCCTCAAGGGCAGCGGGGTCGCCCAGGCCCTCGCCGACGCCTTCGACAGCGCGGGCCTGCCGGTCATCGTGCTGGCCTGGCTGATCTCGGTGGTGCTCCGGGTCGCCCAGGGCTCGGCGACGGTCGCGATCGTCACGACGGCGGGCATCGTCACCCCGCTGCTCGCCGACGGCCACTACTCCCAGGCCCATCTGGCCCTGGTCATCATGGCCATCTCGGCGGGCTCGATCTTCGCCTCGCACGTCAACGACGGCGGCTTCTGGATGGTGGCCAAGTACTTCGGCATCTCCGAGAGCGACACGCTGAAGTCCTGGACGGTCCTGGAGACGGTGCTGTCGGTGGCCGGGTTCGTGGTGGCGGGGCTGCTGAGCGTCGTCATCTAGTACGTCGGGCCAGCACGTCAGGCCAGTACGTCGGAACAGCACGTCAGGCCAGTACGTCGGGCCGGAACTAGTACGTCGGGCCGGATCGCGGGTCCGTGGCATCTGCCGCGGACCCGCGCCGTGTTCAGGCGCGGTACT is a window from the Streptomyces luomodiensis genome containing:
- a CDS encoding N-acyl-D-amino-acid deacylase family protein, producing the protein MDLVIRGAQVVDGTGRARYRADVGVDVGEDGGRIVGIVPEGGGPRPVGRRVLDADGLVLSPGFIDMHAHSDLALLRDPDHSAKAAQGVTLEVIGQDGLSYAPVDDRTLAQIRTAITGWNGDGSDIDFTWRTVGEFLDRLDHGFDGQGIAVNAAYLVPQGTVRMLAVGWADRDATPAELETMKRLVAEGLEQGAVGLSSGLTYTPGMYASDAELTELCRVVAAYDGYYCPHHRSYGAGALRAYEEMVALTREAGCALHLAHATMNFGLNKGRAPELLALLDAALAQGADITLDTYPYLPGCTTLAAMLPSWAAEGGPEATLARLRDEATAERIRRVMEEEGADGCHGVPMEWDTIEISGVSTPALSGYVGKTVAASARERGEAPWVTARRLLLEDHLGSTILQHVGHEENVQAIMQHPVHTGGSDGILHGAKPHPRAYGTFPHYLGRYVRELGVLSLEECVAHLTARPAARLRLPDRGEIREGYRADLVLFDPDTVAAGSTFDSPRTLPAGIPHVLIDGRFVIEDGRRTAALAGRAVRRHTG
- a CDS encoding amino acid deaminase, with amino-acid sequence MATDHSAPAVAALARERVDHRFKGLPPDAEGRTVGELAAERRSLFTGGFTTPVLALSAEALEHNLLAMERYSAAHGLAFAPHGKTSLAPQLFERQLDHGAWGITAAVPTQVRIYRAFGIQRIFLANEVVDAAALRWLAAELDADPGFRFIAYVDSVRGVELMDTALREAGARRPVDVVVELGAGEGARTGVRTEAECAAVADAVAATGTLRLVGVAGYEGEVPGADGERVRAWLRRLTALAADFDAAGRFAGLGAQDEIVVSAGGSAWFDAVADVFAELPTLSRPVCKLLRSGAYVSHDDGHYRHITPFNRVPEEGELHPAFRLWAQVVSRPEPGQAFLNAGKRDAAYDLDLPAPQLIRSARDGSTRPATGLTITALSDQHAWVTVADGTELEVGDWVGLGLSHPCTSFDKWQLIPVAEADGTVTDYIRTFF
- a CDS encoding sugar kinase → MPPLPSVEAVEAVDVVCLGESMVTFLPSRAGRLADVPSFARGIGGAESNVACGLARAGHRARWISRVGADGFGEHLVREIAATGVDTAYVQRDPYRPTGIYFRTAGERAVGSEPVEPVEPVDGDGPAEPLAEVLYYRAGSAAAAMSPALIPREWAWSGRVLHLTGITPALSGDCRALMRELTTRAPGRPLVSFDLNYRVSLWRTADAGASENKTVSGTVSGPATATATGAGAGTGAGPATATATGAATATGAGPATGPATGPEAGSRPETATATGAGSRPATATGAGLATGPATENAGGLAAADLGAEQAPAVLLGLARGCDLVFVGEDEAEAVWGVRGPEAIRAALPEPHTLVVKQGSAGATAYARRPDGTDAVTFEPAPRVDVVVPVGAGDAFAAGFLSGTLRGLPVAERLRHGHLMAAAVLTVPGDLGTPPSREHADRLVALDATEWGTLRFGPGWTDLPSPAEKWAETAAVEVSDP
- a CDS encoding IclR family transcriptional regulator, coding for MSQTVDRALSILPLLAEGPANLEQVATRLGVHKSTALRLLRTLHEHGMVYRQRDQRYRLGARLFALAQEAVENLDVREIAHPYLVALNERCGHTVHLAVYEENEVLYIDKVESRYPVRMYSRIGKPVAITVAAVAKLLLADLPEPERRALAERLTYPAYTPRSTPNAEAFLKELATVREQGWATDLGGHEESINCVGAPIRGADGRVVAACSVSAPNVVISAEELLALLPLVRRTAEEISREYSGDAPVSHAPHGAITAPGTPTPHDPSHGTPEKRAEETSS
- a CDS encoding RidA family protein; the encoded protein is MSEKLQKTAITPATHTTPPAKFSHGVKKGNILQVAGQVGFGPAVPGQAPAPVGPTLREQTLQTLRNVQAVLEEGGASWEDAVMVRVYLTDTGHFAEFNEIYNEFFADLKEAPAARTTVYVGLPAGLLVEIDALAVLG
- a CDS encoding GntP family permease, which produces MLFAATSVTSAAETPPHTGGLLALIPGTAGLLTVAALGIALLLYLIIKVRLQPFVALLGVSIAVGLAAGLSVTELFGTVQKSDAVSLIESGMGGILGHIAIIIGLGTMLGAILEVSGGAEALSARLLGIFGEKRAPLAMGLTGLIFGIPVFFDVGIFVLAPIVYAAAKRSGKSILLYAMPLLAGLSMTHAFLPPHPGPVAAAGLLHVDLGWVILMGIVVGIPSVLAAWGYAAWIGKRVFVPVPQDMVEAAEESREAVAAQQRASGATPAERPVSVATVLTIIGTPLVLILCATFSSIALDPSTGRSVIEFFGHPFVALTIALLLAYYLLGIRRGWSRKSLETVSTASLKPVGNILLVVGAGGVFGAVLKGSGVAQALADAFDSAGLPVIVLAWLISVVLRVAQGSATVAIVTTAGIVTPLLADGHYSQAHLALVIMAISAGSIFASHVNDGGFWMVAKYFGISESDTLKSWTVLETVLSVAGFVVAGLLSVVI